agttttttttttattccttaaacttgGTGTCTGATCAAACGAAAGACAcctaaattgggacagagggagtacttagTTAATTTGGAAGAGGAGAAATTGGAACTGTTGAATAAGATTGCATTAGAAGCAGCTAACATTTGTTGTTCGCTGCTTCTTTCAAGCTTTGTCATTGTAATACTGGTGTATTGCACTCTCAAGCGAGTGAGAAGAGTTTATAAATATAGGTTGTGTTCTGTACGAAGGACAGTGTTTGCTGGGAAGATATTTTCCCGGAAAATATgtgggtttcttacttattttcttgtgtgcTGTACGTAAGCAAAAAAGTATTATAAAAGTATTTGTGTATAATCTAGATAAATACTATAGGAGGTGGTGGGATGTGGGATGTGGGCTAcggcagaggcggatccagaatttaaaCTCTATGGGTTCAGCCTTAAGATTCTTACTAAACCCGTCGTattttaaagttatgggttcatgtcTACTATTTGTTGcagttttaataaatttttacacataaatttattctCCGCGTCGAAAGTTGGGGTTCAATGGAACCCCCACCTAGCAAGCTAGATTCACCACTGGGCTACGGGGTTgggggtgaagatgaggtgtgttgGAGGGTGGGAAAGACACAATCAATGTGAAATgccacttgtggaacttgttttccctgcCTCtactagggaagtcattttcctcatttttaaggaacttgttttcctaaagaaaatgttctccaaaaaatatttgaccaaccgaacatgggaaaatgttttcttccataccgaacacacccataAAGTAAGTAACATTTCCGTTTGCCTGAAAAATCCACTGGTAATATCAGGGTGGTTCATTATTCCTATTAACATAATGGGATATACACCTGGAACACTGGAAATGGTATTTAAAGCATATAGTATGGTGTGTTCGCTTGATTTGTGAAAAGCTGTAGCAATCTGCTGGAATACTTTTGATATAAAACACAGAAATTGGTCATTTGTTGCATGCTAGGAGAAAACCTGTTGGAAATTATGGAGGTAACCGGATTCCTTTCGTGCTTCTGCTACTTTTAACCTGTTGTGTAATTTCGTGTGCAATTCTTGCAGGTCAAAATTGATATGTAAATTAACAGGAGATACAGTTAATAAGTCGGAGGAGCACATATGGAAGCATATGAGTGGAAAACGGTTTCTCAGAATGTTAGGTTTGTTATGAGCCCCCAGTTACTTGTTTATAGGAAGGTCcatgtatgtatatgatgttcTTGTTCATTCTACCGAGTGCCACTAATGATACATGCACTAATTTGAACAGAGAAAAAGGAAACTGAAAATGAAATGGAAAATGGTGGGCTAGAAAAGCAAGGAGAAAATGAAGCGGCTGAGAGGACAGACAGCAAAGCTAGTCGTCGGgacaaaaagaaaaacaaaaagaaagaaatagaAGATGCCAGCAAGGTTATATCTGAAATAAGGGATTCTTCTGAAAAGAACAGTGACTCGGAAGAAGATGCTGAGTTTTGGATGCCTCCAGTTGGTGCTCGTTGGGACTATGATGATGGAGGTGATCGATGGGGATCTGGTTCAGAATCAGGAGAAGAAGACGATGATGCTAACGAGGAAGGTATGCATTATAGTTAAATTTTAAATCCCACATATATCTCTATATGTAAATTAGATCAATGGTAAGAAGCTTAACACAGTTCCTGCACAATCAACCTTTGAATTGAATGTGCTATCTGCCTCTTCTTTTTCTGTGCTAACTATATGCTATTCATACTGCCTGTCTAGTGGATTGCGACTCATGCTCTTTGAATATGATAGACTTAAATCTGATGGAGCTCAACATTAACTCTTTTACCGTCTTTCAGAGGTGTTCGCCAAATATTTGCATTCCAATATGAGAATATAGCTATATGGTCGAAgttgttcttttttctttttataaatttgtgaaaaaaatatTCTTTGTTCTTTTCAAAAGCCAATTGTTATACAACAAAGTACATAAGACCGTACTGCATGTGGTATAGAGTTCTGTGAATCAATAAGCATGTATATGGTATTGAGGTTTCACTTTATAGCTAAAGGCGACTTGGGTGTTGTTAGGTTTGTCAGCATTAGTGTCTATTGAATATATATTTGGTGAATGCATGAAAGATCTTACTACATTTTCTGTCACCAGATGAAGGAACTAAAGAGGATAACCATGACGCTGGAGAGCTTTCTAAGCGGTATGGTTACTTTATTGGACTTTTGATGCCTTCTGCTACACTTTTTATTTGACAACCATGCCTTTCCCCTCTATTTGTGCACCATTGCTGAAAATTATATGCAGAAACTTAGCCAAGTGTTGTAAGTGGCACAAGTGCATAAGCATTTAAATTGCACATGTGAACATCAACTCTGTGTTGTTTCATGGCAGGGCAAAACGCATGTCTCTTGAGATTGGACCCAGTAGCTTCGCctcaaggaagaagaagaagaagaccagTGCTACCTGATATTTGTCCTCCGAAAAAGCAATACAAATTTTGTTATCTTCTTAGTTGTATACTGCTTGCTTGCTTCATTTTAGCGTCTTTATTTTGCTTATTACATGTTACTGAAGAAAACATTTCTGTAATTGCATCAAATAGAGCGTCTGTTTTATATTTAAAGCTTGTTTTCCATTGAATTAGGGTCAGAGGACTGGCtgaataattttaaattttgttgcATCTTCTAACTGAGTAAGTGAAATGAGaacagaaaaaagaagaagaaagaaaatcaAACATGGAAGCTCACAATACACAACAATCTATTGTCCCGTGggtattgtttttattttttcttttttaagaaaacaattttttttaaaaaacattatACATATCTGGTATATGTTCAGGTTTTCGACTTATGCTGTCTCATAATTAGATCACAGCAAACTTTTTATAATGTGTATGCATGTTTTCAATTTTGTAGGTTAATTTCCAGACCAATATTTTCAGACATCAAAACAACCAAGAGatggagaaagtagtaaattAGTTAAAAAGTAGCAATATGGTAGAATGCTTTATTCACAAGTACGATTTTGGACAGGGTCATGCTAAAACCGTGATATTGTACCCAAAAGAAGAATTTTTTATACGAACAGGACAGAAAGACAATTCACATGACATTAGCAATGGTTCTTTATCACATGCCTTCTCTTATTCATTGGACCAAGACGGTTTTTTACGAGACACGAGAATCATATTCAAATGTATTTAGTCTCCTCGTATA
Above is a genomic segment from Lycium barbarum isolate Lr01 chromosome 12, ASM1917538v2, whole genome shotgun sequence containing:
- the LOC132625190 gene encoding uncharacterized protein LOC132625190, with the protein product MGKKGEEEGGSRGKEGFRLLGNPSFKKLENGRYKCVQTGHELPEHARESYAQSKHCRLGLIDAALSKNKPPLNMFNQDPLNRSKLICKLTGDTVNKSEEHIWKHMSGKRFLRMLEKKETENEMENGGLEKQGENEAAERTDSKASRRDKKKNKKKEIEDASKVISEIRDSSEKNSDSEEDAEFWMPPVGARWDYDDGGDRWGSGSESGEEDDDANEEDEGTKEDNHDAGELSKRAKRMSLEIGPSSFASRKKKKKTSAT